In one Microbacterium invictum genomic region, the following are encoded:
- a CDS encoding class I SAM-dependent methyltransferase, translating into MDPALTARTRLLYETVADSYARLVAYDRFEPQIDRAMIVDFVERLSDGEPSVTILDAGCGTGRLIGLLRSLNPRVSPVGVDLSPAMLEHARAAHPDVQFIEADCSALPLPDGALDGILAWYSIIHTPPADLADLFREFRRVLREGGLVLLGFQSGSGERRRPRAYGHDVDLLAYLHDTSTVAGALRAVGFSIDISLDRGPRRREKLPQGFVLAQVEP; encoded by the coding sequence GTGGATCCCGCTCTCACCGCGCGCACGCGCTTGCTCTATGAGACGGTCGCGGACTCCTATGCGCGCCTCGTCGCCTATGACCGCTTCGAGCCGCAGATCGATCGGGCCATGATCGTCGATTTCGTGGAGAGACTTTCCGATGGCGAGCCGTCTGTGACGATTCTGGATGCCGGCTGCGGGACGGGCAGGCTGATCGGACTGCTTCGGTCGCTGAATCCGCGGGTGTCCCCAGTCGGTGTCGACCTGTCGCCCGCCATGCTGGAGCATGCCCGGGCCGCCCACCCGGACGTGCAGTTCATCGAGGCGGACTGCTCGGCTCTCCCGCTCCCCGACGGCGCCCTCGACGGCATCCTCGCCTGGTATTCGATCATCCACACTCCGCCCGCCGACCTCGCCGATCTCTTCCGGGAGTTCCGTCGCGTGCTCAGGGAGGGTGGCCTCGTACTCCTCGGGTTTCAGTCGGGCAGCGGGGAGCGCAGGCGGCCCCGCGCGTACGGACACGACGTCGACCTTCTCGCCTACCTGCACGACACGTCAACGGTCGCGGGAGCCCTTCGCGCGGTGGGATTCTCGATCGACATCAGCCTCGACCGGGGACCTCGCCGCCGGGAGAAGCTCCCTCAGGGTTTCGTCTTGGCGCAGGTCGAACCGTGA